In the Sphingobacterium sp. PCS056 genome, GTTTGGTAAATATAATATGAGGACATAATTTGAGCGCCTGTATAGAAGACATGGCAGATTTAACCCCATATTTTCGAGCCTCATAACTCGCTGCAGCAACTACCCCACGACCGTCAGGAGATCCACCGACAGCGATTGGCTTACCCCTTAAATCTTCAAAATCACGTTGATCGACAGAAGCAAAAAAAGCATCCATATCCAGATGAATAATTTTTCTCTTTTTATCTGTTATTGTCTCCATCATCAATTTCTAATTATACAAATTTATAGAATAATATATAGAGATGCTCCTTTATTGAAATTTTAAAATCCATAAACAAACTCAAAAAACATCCTATTTATACTTATGGTTATTGTAATTTTTTTCTGAGTAAGCTCCGCTACAGCTAAAAAACAGGTGAAATAGTCGTATTAAAAATTGGAAAGTAGATCGATCCACCAGCATAATAAGAAATGGCCGTTTAGACATTTCAAATAGCAATCACAAAGAATAGAAAAAAGATTAATTTTGGATAGATATCCACATAATGATATTGCCCATCCAAACAAATTTACCTAAGTTTATACTAAAATTAAACTCAAATATGACTAATTCAATAGATACGCAACAAAAGAAAGGTGGTTTCAAAAAATTCATAATAATCGCCATCCTAGTCATTTTAACCCTTGGAGCAAGTATTACATACTATAAATACTTTTTCGTTTTTGGCGAAGGAGTTAAATCAGGCTATTTAAACTTCGCTGTAAAAAAGGGAAATGTGTTTAAAACCTACGAAGGCAAGCTGATACAAGAGGGTTTCGGACAGATGAAAGCAGGCGGTGTAGCCAGCAATCAATTTGAATTCTCCATTCAAGATGAAGCTATATTTAAGCAACTCGAAACAAATAGTGGTAAGTTTTTCGATTTACACTACAAGGAATATCATGGCGTATTGCCTTGGAGAGGAAATACGGTCTATGTTGTCGATAAAGTCATTAACATGAAATAAGAAAAAGCTGTCTCCTACGCTTCTGACCAGCGCATGAGATAGCTTTTTAGTAATACCCCTATATATTTCAACACGCTCCCAGTATCATCACATATACTTTGAACAAAGGTACTTTGATCCTCCTGAGTATACCACAGAAAAATTTTCATAAAAAATCTGGTTTACGCGAAGGTAAAGATATCCGGTCTTTTCTCTATCATCTACTGCAGAATACTGCGATACGAGTAGGGAGCAACTTCAATATATCTTATATCTATATGTATGGACCAAAAATAGTGATATCATGGTGAAAACACCATAAACTCGGACTGAACACGGACTCAACACGGACGCAACACGGATTTACGGTGTATATGATCAGATTATAACCTACATTTCATCTGAATCAAACTCAAATTACCCATAGACACCAGCTATACTTAGTCACAAGCTAACAAGAATAAAAACTGGCTTTATTTAGCTTGAACAATGTTTTTTAAAGATTTAAAAAGAAATGCTCCATCTGCTCAAGCGATAGATGAGCATAAACTTGCCACATGAACGAACGGGTAATATTGAAACACAGAGTCCGAGTCAAAAAAACCGAATCATCATATCCATCAGGTTAATTTATCCTCATCGTTCTTACAATAACATGTCCACAAGTAATCAAAAACTTAAATACACACTGAAGATGTAATATTAAAAAACGGAGAATTTTTATCTTACCAATTTATATTCCATTAAAATAGTCAAGTCTTCGGTCAAAGATATATCCAAGGATACATTGACAATATAAATTAGGGTAAGAATAATATACGAAAAAATATAGGTTTTTGATTTCTGAAATATCCCACCGCTCGCTCAGGAGCAGGGACCAACATACTCACAAAAAAAGAGTACGGCCACCACATGAGACTGACAGCCCGGATATGGTGACTGTGGCAGTCTAGCAACATCGCCGATATCCTGCAACAAGATGATTATTTATTATAATTTTTTTTCACAAAAGTAATCGTGAGATTTCGCAAATCTCGGAATCGGTTACAACCCTTTGTAAACGAAAGGTTGTAAGACCGAAGACTGCGGCAATAAGCTCATTTGTTCCTTTAAAAATCAAATGATTATACAGAGTATCGTAGCGTACGCTTATAACGGCACGGAGATTGAATTGAAAACAGCCCTTTTGGACAAATTATTTTTCTATGCTACTACTAAAAAGGAGCATCATCAGGCATGTCGTTCATACGCGAAGGCATCGTGATACCACCTGTCATACCGCCGGTATCACCACCACTAAACATGGCGGACGGATTCATTGCTGGCGAACTGAATGATGTCGGATTATTAAATCCATCAGCAGCACCCATCCCTGTAAATTCATCTTCTAAATCCACAAACTTCACGTATTTACCAATAAAGCGGAGCGGTACAATACCCGTCTCACCATTACGGTGCTTCGCAATAATAACCTCTCCCACACCAGCGGTAGATCGGCCTTCTTCATCCTCTGTCATACCATAATATTCTGGACGATATAAAAACAATACCATATCCGCATCCTGCTCAATAGATCCAGATTCACGTAAATCGGAAAGCATCGGTCGTTTTGAATTTCCCGGACGAGACTCTACAGCACGGCTTAATTGGGATAAAGCTAATACCGGAACATTCAATTCTTTAGCCACAGATTTCAACGCCCTTGAAATACTACCAATCTCTTGCTCACGGTTACCACCACCTTTACCCTCAGCCTTACCATGCATAAGTTGTAAGTAATCGACGATCACCATTTGAATATCATGTTGCGCTTTCAACCGTCTACATTTTGCTCTAAATTCAAACACGTTTAATGCGGGAGTATCATCGATGATTAAAGGAGCCTCAGTCAAACGTCCAATCCTTGAATGCAATTGTTGCCATTCATGATCAGCTAAATTACCTTTCTTTAATTTTTCTTGTTCGATCTCAGTTTCACCAGCGATCAAACGATTCACCAGTTGCACAGATGACATCTCCAGCGAGAACACCACGACAGGTTTTTGATGATCAACCGCAGCATTACGTGCTACAGATAATACAAAGGCCGTCTTTCCCATTGCAGGACGAGCAGCGATAATGACCAAATCTGATGGTTGCCAACCTGAAGTCATACGATCTAAGGCGGTCAATCCCGAAGGCACACCAGTCAATCCATCTGTACGATCACGCAACAACTCCAAATTAGAGATCGCTTCACGCATGATATCATCCATTTTACGAGAATCTCTTCTTAAATTGTTTTGAGCAATATCAAATAAACTCTTCTCTGCATGGTCTAATAAATCAAATATATCTGACGTTTCATCATATGAACTATTGATAATTTCGGTAGAAACTTTAATCAGTTCACGTTGAATATATTTTTGCGAGATAATACGCGCATGAAATTCAATATTTGCAGCAGAAACTACGCGATCTGTTAATTGTGTAATATAATATGCTCCACCCACCATTTCCAAAGCTCCCATCTTTCGAAGTTCGGCGGTCACAGTAAGCAAATCAATAGGCGAAGTTTTTTGGAAGAGATTAAAAATAGCTTCGAAAATCTTCTGGTGCGAATCTTTATAAAAAGAATCCGGTTTAAGAATATCAATGACCTCACTTAGCGCATTTTTCTCCAACATCAAAGCCCCTAGGACAGCTTCCTCCAAATCCAAAGCTTGAGGCGGCAGTTTGCCAAGTCCGCTAACTAAGTTGTTGAGTTTAGTCCTACGCTCTCCGAAATTGGTTTTCTTACCAGTTCCAGCATTATTATCTTCAAAATTATTATCGTTACTCATCTTTATGTGATATCCAAAAACTTGTGCATGTACGCCAAAAAATTGATAGCGGATAGCAAATGTATAAAAAATAAGGTAGAGATTTTTTAAGAGTTGTACACAGTTAAAATAGTTGTGAAAACAATCACCTTAAAAGCTTTTGATAAACATCGTTTTACATCCTAACTTTTCCACATTTGATGTGGAAAAAAATGTTAACAACAAAAAATAGCATCTAATTTACAATACATTAAGACGTTGTTAACAACTTTGACCACTGTTAACAAAGTTAAGCTATTTCGCACACTATTCGTACAAGCTTATTGGAAGAAATTTTAAAAAGATTATTCCGATTTTGGTTTAAATTGGAAGCTAAGCTCAAAAATTCTGAATTTTTATTTTTTCCTTTTCGATCATATTAAAGCTCAATCAGAATATTGTATCTTTGCTACTATGACAAATGAAGCATCATCATTAAAACCATACAAAGACGCGAAAGATGGTAAAAAGCAACAAGTTGCAGATATGTTTAACAACATCTCCAAAACTTATGATTTTTTAAACCATTTTTTGTCCCTAGGTATCGATATAATTTGGCGTAAAAAAGCGATTAATGCTTTAAAAACCATCGCTCCACAATATATGCTTGACGTTGCTACGGGAACGGGAGATTTTGCATTGGAGTCCATTAAGATATTAAATCCTAAAAAAATAATTGGTGTAGATATCTCTCAGGGTATGTTGGATGTTGCACAACAAAAGATTACGCAAAAAGGACTCTCCAATCAATTTGAAGTGCAGTTAGGAGATTCTGAGCATCTGCAATTTGAAGACAACACATTTGACGCAGTAACAGTCGCTTTTGGAGTTCGAAATTTCGAAAATTTAGAGCAGGGATTGGCCGATATATGTCGTGTATTGAAACCAGGGGGTAAAGCTGTAATCTTGGAATTTTCTAATCCTAAAAAATTTCCAATCAAGCAATTATACAATTTCTACTTCAAGAGAATAACACCCACGATCGGAAAAATATTTTCGAAAGACTCAAGTGCTTATTCCTATCTCCCAGAATCTGTCGCTCGTTTTCCTGATGGCGAAAAATTTGCTCAAATCACTAGAGCAGTAGGTTTTTCAGACACCGTAATTCGTCCTCAGACTTTTGGCGTATGTACAATTTATATTGCTACAAAATAAAAATCTCAGTTTAGTTTTATTTTTAACACCAATACTATGTCAAAAACAGTATTCATCACAGGAGCAAGTTCAGGAATCGGAAAAGCATGTGCTGAGGTTTTAGCGCAAGAAGGTTACAACTTACTACTATGCGCACGTCGTTTCCAAAATCTGGAAGAAATCAAAGATAAATTAACAGCACAATATCCTCAAATTGCTATTCATATCTTTGAACTTGATGTACGCAACTACGATGAAGTGAAATCAAAAATTGAAGGCTTACCTGCCGAATGGAAAAATTTGAATGTACTCATCAATAATGCAGGGTTAAGCCAAGGATTAGATCCTATTCAAGATGGTGATATTGGCGATTGGGACCGGATGATCGATACCAATGTCAAGGGATTATTGTATGTAACAAAAACCGTCATTCCATTATTGCAAGATCAAGAAGGAGCACATATTATCAATATAGGCTCGATTGCTGCCAAAGAAGTTTATCCCAACGGCAATGTCTACTGTGCAAGTAAGCATGCCGTAGATGCCCTTAATCAAGCCATGCGTATCGATCTTCTTTCGAAAGATATAAAAGTAACAGGCATTAATCCTGGCATGGTAGAAACTGAATTTTCAGAAGTACGTTTTAAAGGTGACAAAGAACGAGCAAAAAATGTGTATACAGGAGTCGAGGCATTGACAGGAAAAGATATTGCCGAAACCATAGCATTTGTTATCAGTAGACCCAAGCATGTCAACATTAATGACCTGATCATTATGCCAACTGCCCAAGCAACTGGAACGATTGTAAATAGAAAATCATAAAATCAATTAAAATATGACTTTAGAAGAAAAAATAAATCAAGATATTAAAGCGGCAATGATCGCAAAAGATGCGAATAAATTGCGCGGCCTTAGAGCAGTAAAAGCAGCAATATTATTAGCTAAAACAGAAAAAGGTCACACAGAGGAATTGACAGAAGAGACTGAAATAAAAGTACTTCAAAAATTAGTTAAACAACGAAAAGAATCTGCTGAAATTTATAAAAATCAAAACAGAGAAGATCTGTACGCTATTGAAGTGGAGGAACAAGAAGTAATCGAAGCTTATTTACCAAAACAATTGAGCAGAGAAGAAGTCGAAAAAATCATCAAAGATATCATCAGTACTACTGGAGCATCTTCTGTAAAAGATATGGGTAAAGTAATGGGTGCCGCTAATCAACAGTTAGCAGGAAAAGCCGATGGACGCACAATATCTGAGCTTGTAAAAAGTTTACTCGCTTAATTAAATATACTTAATTATTAAAAGGGCTATAGCAATATAGCTCTTCTTTTTTTATGGAATTATTTTGGAAACATAAGACCTTCTCTGAATTAACTACAGCAGAATTATATCGCATTATCAAATTACGAGTAGAAGTTTTTGTCAACGAGCAACAATGTTTTTATCCCGAATTAGATGATAAAGATTATCAATGTAGCCATCTTTGGGCAGAGATCAATGATGAAGTTGTTGTATATTCCAGACTCGTTCCTCCAGGCCTCTCTTACCGAGAGCCGTCAATCGGTCGAATTGTCACCAACCCTACCTTTAGGGGCAACAATTATGGCAAATTACTGATCGCTCGATCGATCGCGTACAGCTATGAAAAGCATGGCAGGACAGCGATTCAAATTGGGGCACAGACTTACCTTAGAAAATTTTATGGTAGTTTTGGATTTGAGCAAGTATCGGATGAATATTTAGATTATGGAATTCCTCATATTGACATGATAAAACCTTAAATTTAATTATATGAATCATATCGTTATTATTACAGCAGCTATTTTAGGTTCTACAGCCATTATGCTTGGCGCTTTTGGGGCACATGCCTTTAAAAAATTGATTAGCGAAGAAAAACTAGCCTCATTTGAAGTTGGTGTTCGCTACCAGATGTATGCCGCCATCACCCTCTTGATCATTGGATTTAACCTATCATTTGATCTATATAGTGAACGATTTGCCTTCTATGGGATCACATTGGGGACATTACTCTTTTCAGTCAGCCTCTACTTCTTATCATTTGCACAGTATTGGAATAAAAACTTAAAATTCCTAGGCCCTATTACACCACTAGGAGGGCTCCTGATGATAGCAGGTTGGGTTGCATTAATCATTCGTTTTATCTAACTTAGCCTTAATAAGGCCATGATGTCTGCCCTGAACCGCTTGATAAAGCTGATGACGTCTACTCCGATCGTGCAAAAAGCACGATCTATAATTGTGTATGTTATGATCAAGTAGACATGTTGACAAAAAAAAATATCTTTTCAAAATTTGCCTTTCAGCGTACAATCATTTTCATTTTAAAGTGGTTGTCGATTACGGTGCTCATCGGCATTATAGTCGGTTCTATTTCGGCATTTTTTCTGTCCAGTTTATCTTGGGTCACCAACTATCGCGAACTTCACCCAGCGATTATCGTTGGATTACCAATAGCCGGTTTACTAATTGGCATATTATATTATTACTATGGAGGCCTATCCAGTAAAGGAAACAACCTCCTACTTAAAGAATACTACCAAAGCGAACAGAGTATCCCGCTAAGGATGGCGCCCCTAGTTTTAGTTAGCACACTTCTAACGCATCTTTTTGGAGGATCTGCAGGACGAGAAGGCACAGCTGTACAAATCGGTGGAGCTATCGCTGATCAATGCACCCGAGTTTTCAAACTCAATCAGGACGATCGTAAGATTTTAATCATTATGGGGATCAGTGCTGGTTTCGCTTCTGTTTTTGGAACACCTTGGGCGGGAGCAATATTTGGATTGGAAGTGATTACTGGAGGTAAATCAAGATTAAAAGCATTTATACCGAGCATCATAGTCGCCTTTGTAGCCAACTATGCCTGCTCATTTTGGAATGTAGCTCACACGCATTATCAGATCCATGAGAGCATACCTGCAATAAATAGTCAGTATATGCTCTATACAATTGCAGCAGGTGTTGTTTTTGGACTAGCAGCATATCTATTTACCCGATGCAGCGATTTCTTTACGGCTATTTTCAACCAGATAAACTATCCCCCACTGCGGCCTTTTATTGGAGGATTAGTATTGGTGGCCACCATTTGGTTATTAGGAAATACACGATATATTGGCTTAGGTATCCCAACGATATTAGCATCTTTTGATAGTCCTTTAAATGCTTATGATTTTTTGATCAAGCTCTTATTAACCACTTTCACACTAGCTGCCGGATTTAAAGGAGGAGAGGTAACCCCCTTGTTTTTCATTGGTGCTACCCTTGGCAATGCCCTTTTTAGTATCATTCCATTACCTTTGGGGCTACTGGCAGCAATGGGCTTCATCGCTGTCTTTGCCGGAGCAACCAACACACCGTTAGCGTGTTTAATAATGGGTATTGAGTTATTCGGATATGAAGCAGGTATTTATTTCACTGTAGCGTGCCTGATCGCGTATTTTTGCTCAGGCTCAACAGGCATATACGCCACTCAAATGCAAAAGGGACCAAAGCATCGGTTTTACCTCCATTTGCGAACTCGAAGAGCAAGTCTATACGAAAAGTTAAAGAACTTCTAAAAGCTAGAAAAACAGCTCATGGATCATCATTAAATGAATAAGCCATGAACTGTCTATTATATGCGCTATAGCTCTTTAAGATGTTTGTAATTAGATTTTATGGTGTCAATTACTTCCTGCATTTTTCCGCCCAGCATTAATTTAGACATCGATTTGGCCATACCTACCATTTGATCAAAATCAACTTTTGGAGGCATTGCCAATGCATTGGGATTGGTAAACACATTAAGAAGAATAGGTCCGAGATGTGACAGGGCAAATTCAACTGCATTTCGAACCTCTTCAGGCTTGCGAACATTTATACCTTTAAAGCCCATCGCCTGTGCAATGGCTGCAAAATCTGGATTTACCATATCAGTTTCATTATCAGGTAAACCGGCAACTTCCATCTCCAATTTTACCATACCCAAAGCCCTATTATTAAAGACGATGATTTTTATCGGCAATTGATACTGATTGATTGTAGCCAAATCTCCAAGCAGCATCGACAATCCACCATCGCCACATAAAGCAATTACTTGTCGCTCTGGATGAGACAAAGCTGCCCCTATTGCCATTGGCATAGCATTGGCCATAGATCCATGATTAAAAGAACCGAGCATCTGCCTCTTACCAGTCCCTGTGATAAAACGCGCTCCCCATACACAAGTCATTCCGGTATCTACGGTAAATATGGCACTATCCGTCGCTAATTCATTGATACAATGAGCCAAATACTCCGGTTGAATGGTATCTTCTCCCCCTTTCTCTTCCATAAAACTGCGCATATTATCCTTTACTTTTTCGTAGATCTTAAGCTGAGCTTCCAGGAAACTAGCATCTTCTTTTTGTTCCAGTAAAGGTAGAAGGGCTTGTAAAGTATGTTTGATATCACCACATAAGCCCATCTCCAATTTTGCGCGTCGACCTAACCGTTCGACAGCTGTATCAATCTGAATAATCTTATTATCAGTAGGCATAAACTTATCATAAGGAAAATCTGTTCCTAGCAATAAAATCAAATCTGACTCATGCATACTTTGGTATGCCGCAGCTTGCCCAAGCAGACCAGTCATTCCTATTTCATAGGGATTATCATGTTGAATCCCCATTTTACCCCTAAAAGAATATCCTACGGGAGCCAAAATCTTTTGAGACAATTGGACCACCTCAGCATGCGCACCAGAAGCACCTATACCACAAAAAACAGTTACACATTTACTCGAATTAATAACTTTTGCTAGTACATCCAGCTCATCATCCGAAGGTCTAATGACGGGGTTTACATGGAACAATTGAGTCGAAACAATAGATTCTTCAGCTTTCATCTCCGAGACATCGCCAGGTAAACCAATAACAGCAACACCCTTTTGTCCGATAGCATGTTGTATTGCTGTTTGAATGATTCTTGGTGCTTGCTCTGCAGTAGTGATTAATTGATTATAACAACTGCAGTCATCAAAGAGCTTGATGGTATTTGTTTCCTGAAAATAGCCCATTCCCATTTCAGGCGTGTTTATCGTCGATGCGATCACAATGAGGGGAACATGAGAACGATGAGCATCGTACATACCATTGATCAGATGCACATGTCCTGGACCGCAACTACCCGCACAACAAGCAATTCCATCTAATTCCGCTTCGGCAGCAGCGGCATAAGCCCCAACCTCCTCATGACGGACATGAATCCATTTGATCCGACCATCTTTACGGATTGCTTCATTAAAAAAATTTAGACTATCTCCTGTAACCGCATATACACGTTTTACGCCTGCTTCAACTAGCATTTCAACTAACTGATCTGCAACAATCTTTGCCATAATAAATCATTTAAGTCAAAGAGCAATCAATAGCTCTCCAACTTAAATAACAATAAAAATTACAATCAGTTTTAAAATTTTCTGTTAAGAAAGGTTATAATAATTTACCAGCTAAAAATAATCCCGCAACAGTAAAGTAAATAATCAATCCAGATACATCAACCAAAGTCGCGACAAATGGTGCAGAAGCAGTCGCTGGATCCAAGCCAAATCTTCGTAAGACAAATGGAATAACAGATCCCGATAAAGTACCCCAAAGAACAACAAATAGCAAAGATAAGGAAACACTTAAAGCAATATATACCCAATAGATACCATAGTCATAAATCCCTAATTCTTGCCATAATAAGATTCTCAAAAATCCAATAAGACCAAGTATACCCCCTAAAATCAGTCCAGAGGAAATCTCTCTTTTCATCACATACCACCAGTCCTTCAATTTGATCTCTCCCAAGGCCATAGCACGAATAATTAAGGAAGCCGCCTGCGACCCTGAATTACCACCACTCGAAATAATCAGTGGCACAAACAAAGCAAGCACGACCGCTTTTTCAATTTCTCCGTCAAAATAAGCCATCGCCGAAGCAGTAAGCATTTCACTTAAAAATAGAATAATCAACCAACCTGCTCGTTTTTGAATTAACTTTAACAAAGGGGTTTTTGTATAGGCAACGTCAAGTTCATCCATACCACCAAAACGATGGATATCCTCCGTGTCTCGATCTTCAATCTGATCCAGCACATCATCAAAGGTGACAATTCCAACCAAAACACCATTTTCTGTCGTTATAGGCAGTGCACTG is a window encoding:
- the dnaB gene encoding replicative DNA helicase produces the protein MSNDNNFEDNNAGTGKKTNFGERRTKLNNLVSGLGKLPPQALDLEEAVLGALMLEKNALSEVIDILKPDSFYKDSHQKIFEAIFNLFQKTSPIDLLTVTAELRKMGALEMVGGAYYITQLTDRVVSAANIEFHARIISQKYIQRELIKVSTEIINSSYDETSDIFDLLDHAEKSLFDIAQNNLRRDSRKMDDIMREAISNLELLRDRTDGLTGVPSGLTALDRMTSGWQPSDLVIIAARPAMGKTAFVLSVARNAAVDHQKPVVVFSLEMSSVQLVNRLIAGETEIEQEKLKKGNLADHEWQQLHSRIGRLTEAPLIIDDTPALNVFEFRAKCRRLKAQHDIQMVIVDYLQLMHGKAEGKGGGNREQEIGSISRALKSVAKELNVPVLALSQLSRAVESRPGNSKRPMLSDLRESGSIEQDADMVLFLYRPEYYGMTEDEEGRSTAGVGEVIIAKHRNGETGIVPLRFIGKYVKFVDLEDEFTGMGAADGFNNPTSFSSPAMNPSAMFSGGDTGGMTGGITMPSRMNDMPDDAPF
- the ubiE gene encoding bifunctional demethylmenaquinone methyltransferase/2-methoxy-6-polyprenyl-1,4-benzoquinol methylase UbiE, whose protein sequence is MTNEASSLKPYKDAKDGKKQQVADMFNNISKTYDFLNHFLSLGIDIIWRKKAINALKTIAPQYMLDVATGTGDFALESIKILNPKKIIGVDISQGMLDVAQQKITQKGLSNQFEVQLGDSEHLQFEDNTFDAVTVAFGVRNFENLEQGLADICRVLKPGGKAVILEFSNPKKFPIKQLYNFYFKRITPTIGKIFSKDSSAYSYLPESVARFPDGEKFAQITRAVGFSDTVIRPQTFGVCTIYIATK
- a CDS encoding SDR family NAD(P)-dependent oxidoreductase; this translates as MSKTVFITGASSGIGKACAEVLAQEGYNLLLCARRFQNLEEIKDKLTAQYPQIAIHIFELDVRNYDEVKSKIEGLPAEWKNLNVLINNAGLSQGLDPIQDGDIGDWDRMIDTNVKGLLYVTKTVIPLLQDQEGAHIINIGSIAAKEVYPNGNVYCASKHAVDALNQAMRIDLLSKDIKVTGINPGMVETEFSEVRFKGDKERAKNVYTGVEALTGKDIAETIAFVISRPKHVNINDLIIMPTAQATGTIVNRKS
- a CDS encoding GatB/YqeY domain-containing protein, which gives rise to MTLEEKINQDIKAAMIAKDANKLRGLRAVKAAILLAKTEKGHTEELTEETEIKVLQKLVKQRKESAEIYKNQNREDLYAIEVEEQEVIEAYLPKQLSREEVEKIIKDIISTTGASSVKDMGKVMGAANQQLAGKADGRTISELVKSLLA
- a CDS encoding GNAT family N-acetyltransferase; the encoded protein is MELFWKHKTFSELTTAELYRIIKLRVEVFVNEQQCFYPELDDKDYQCSHLWAEINDEVVVYSRLVPPGLSYREPSIGRIVTNPTFRGNNYGKLLIARSIAYSYEKHGRTAIQIGAQTYLRKFYGSFGFEQVSDEYLDYGIPHIDMIKP
- a CDS encoding DUF423 domain-containing protein is translated as MNHIVIITAAILGSTAIMLGAFGAHAFKKLISEEKLASFEVGVRYQMYAAITLLIIGFNLSFDLYSERFAFYGITLGTLLFSVSLYFLSFAQYWNKNLKFLGPITPLGGLLMIAGWVALIIRFI
- a CDS encoding voltage-gated chloride channel family protein; this encodes MLTKKNIFSKFAFQRTIIFILKWLSITVLIGIIVGSISAFFLSSLSWVTNYRELHPAIIVGLPIAGLLIGILYYYYGGLSSKGNNLLLKEYYQSEQSIPLRMAPLVLVSTLLTHLFGGSAGREGTAVQIGGAIADQCTRVFKLNQDDRKILIIMGISAGFASVFGTPWAGAIFGLEVITGGKSRLKAFIPSIIVAFVANYACSFWNVAHTHYQIHESIPAINSQYMLYTIAAGVVFGLAAYLFTRCSDFFTAIFNQINYPPLRPFIGGLVLVATIWLLGNTRYIGLGIPTILASFDSPLNAYDFLIKLLLTTFTLAAGFKGGEVTPLFFIGATLGNALFSIIPLPLGLLAAMGFIAVFAGATNTPLACLIMGIELFGYEAGIYFTVACLIAYFCSGSTGIYATQMQKGPKHRFYLHLRTRRASLYEKLKNF
- a CDS encoding thiamine pyrophosphate-dependent enzyme, with product MAKIVADQLVEMLVEAGVKRVYAVTGDSLNFFNEAIRKDGRIKWIHVRHEEVGAYAAAAEAELDGIACCAGSCGPGHVHLINGMYDAHRSHVPLIVIASTINTPEMGMGYFQETNTIKLFDDCSCYNQLITTAEQAPRIIQTAIQHAIGQKGVAVIGLPGDVSEMKAEESIVSTQLFHVNPVIRPSDDELDVLAKVINSSKCVTVFCGIGASGAHAEVVQLSQKILAPVGYSFRGKMGIQHDNPYEIGMTGLLGQAAAYQSMHESDLILLLGTDFPYDKFMPTDNKIIQIDTAVERLGRRAKLEMGLCGDIKHTLQALLPLLEQKEDASFLEAQLKIYEKVKDNMRSFMEEKGGEDTIQPEYLAHCINELATDSAIFTVDTGMTCVWGARFITGTGKRQMLGSFNHGSMANAMPMAIGAALSHPERQVIALCGDGGLSMLLGDLATINQYQLPIKIIVFNNRALGMVKLEMEVAGLPDNETDMVNPDFAAIAQAMGFKGINVRKPEEVRNAVEFALSHLGPILLNVFTNPNALAMPPKVDFDQMVGMAKSMSKLMLGGKMQEVIDTIKSNYKHLKEL
- the mgtE gene encoding magnesium transporter, with protein sequence MGKKIKIHPADLAEALSTLDQEALYQQFNQYDFELRLEIFSFLEKDVQYRLARSLSESQLSELLNNLKPDIRNQLFSELPDDLIKYLINLLNEREKQLALKLIGYAENSIARLMTPMYVQVRPYFTVEHVFKHIKLFGKKAETLNFIYVVDENNVLIDDLKIGELLLADADTKISELIDYNFVSIKAVTPMEEAFEIFKKYDRSALPITTENGVLVGIVTFDDVLDQIEDRDTEDIHRFGGMDELDVAYTKTPLLKLIQKRAGWLIILFLSEMLTASAMAYFDGEIEKAVVLALFVPLIISSGGNSGSQAASLIIRAMALGEIKLKDWWYVMKREISSGLILGGILGLIGFLRILLWQELGIYDYGIYWVYIALSVSLSLLFVVLWGTLSGSVIPFVLRRFGLDPATASAPFVATLVDVSGLIIYFTVAGLFLAGKLL